A genomic region of Maledivibacter sp. contains the following coding sequences:
- a CDS encoding carbohydrate ABC transporter permease translates to MEAVTRKVKKNKVGTRGVFYKVFLWVYAIVSFYPIIWMIFYSFKNNDEIFVSNPFGPPRVLRWENYIKALTQYNVPRYFLNSVIVSVVTVIVTISLATMFAYATARMKWKGQNFARIFVAIGMFIPVQSILIPLAVLVRDLHLSNKYLSLIIPYSAFNLAFSSMVLYGFLRSIPIELEEAACIDGAGIFTTFFRIIVPNLKPAISTLTIFTFLQAWNEFPIALILITEESMKTLPLGLLFFQGQFTTDWGAMGAAMAIASLPTVIMYIFFSNQVEKAITIGGAVKG, encoded by the coding sequence ATGGAGGCCGTTACTAGAAAAGTGAAGAAGAATAAAGTTGGTACAAGGGGAGTTTTTTATAAGGTATTTCTTTGGGTGTATGCTATAGTATCCTTTTATCCTATTATATGGATGATTTTTTATTCATTTAAAAATAATGACGAAATATTCGTATCAAATCCATTTGGGCCACCTAGGGTACTTCGATGGGAAAATTATATTAAGGCATTGACACAATACAATGTACCAAGATATTTCTTGAACAGTGTAATTGTATCTGTTGTTACGGTTATTGTAACCATTTCATTGGCCACTATGTTTGCCTATGCAACGGCCAGAATGAAATGGAAGGGTCAAAATTTTGCGAGGATATTTGTGGCTATTGGTATGTTTATACCGGTTCAATCGATTTTGATCCCCCTAGCGGTATTAGTGAGGGACCTACATCTTTCTAATAAATATTTATCCCTAATAATTCCATACTCAGCCTTCAATCTAGCCTTTTCATCCATGGTATTATATGGATTTCTAAGGAGTATACCTATAGAGCTTGAGGAAGCAGCTTGTATAGATGGAGCAGGGATATTTACAACCTTTTTCAGAATCATTGTCCCAAATTTAAAGCCAGCCATATCAACCCTTACCATCTTTACCTTTTTGCAGGCATGGAATGAATTTCCCATAGCCCTAATATTAATTACTGAGGAAAGCATGAAAACATTACCATTGGGACTACTATTTTTTCAAGGACAGTTTACCACTGATTGGGGAGCAATGGGGGCGGCAATGGCCATTGCTAGCTTACCCACAGTGATAATGTACATATTCTTTAGCAATCAAGTGGAAAAAGCTATAACCATTGGTGGGGCCGTTAAGGGATAA
- a CDS encoding response regulator — MINVMIVDDRPLFREYLIKKFEWDKYGFNICGEAKNGVEALQRAKETPPDVLLTDINMPLMNGLELSERLIEEYPDMGVVLITAHSEFEYAKKALEIGVCSYIVKPFEKEELILTLLKLKDNINKANEENIQKEDKERDLLELLLQQLIYREKIQKDEEFEQRFSKLGISFDSKSFIASVIEINKKEDIGGGNHIWKRTIINMLQQMLQPDLNMFVISDYEGRIVILSETDKRDDEFSKDELSKLMKLINKHLGFDMTIGIGRLYRGFDGIRKSYLEGVSAIRYSFEVGNNKIIHYSKISKKNKEYIFYSAETNELILKYLRNGDIQGINRVLIQSYEGLIMEKAENEFTEMIYKGLLSVLFSYIYQSGREIDDILGDRNYVMQKTREKNLNRQLEILIDFYGKTIDFSKKFENTRSYKLVKGSKKYIKENYFRHDLAIKDVSKSQYINETYLRSLFKKETGMTVNEYITNIRLDKTKEILKTTEYRLADIADMVGYNDSSYLSKIFKKNIGISPSKYRYNHK; from the coding sequence ATGATCAATGTAATGATTGTTGATGATAGGCCTCTTTTTAGAGAATATCTTATAAAGAAGTTTGAGTGGGATAAATATGGGTTTAATATCTGTGGTGAAGCAAAAAATGGAGTTGAAGCCTTGCAAAGGGCTAAAGAAACACCTCCCGATGTACTTCTAACGGATATAAATATGCCCTTGATGAATGGTCTTGAATTGTCGGAAAGACTTATTGAGGAATATCCGGATATGGGTGTTGTATTAATAACGGCCCATAGTGAATTTGAATATGCTAAAAAGGCCCTTGAGATAGGGGTATGCAGCTACATAGTCAAACCCTTTGAAAAAGAAGAGCTTATTCTAACCCTTTTAAAACTCAAGGATAATATCAATAAAGCCAATGAAGAAAATATTCAGAAGGAAGATAAGGAAAGGGATTTACTGGAATTATTACTTCAACAATTAATTTATCGTGAAAAGATTCAAAAGGATGAGGAATTTGAACAACGCTTCTCAAAGCTCGGAATATCCTTTGATTCAAAATCATTTATAGCTTCTGTCATTGAAATTAATAAAAAAGAAGATATAGGTGGTGGGAATCATATCTGGAAAAGAACCATAATAAATATGCTACAGCAAATGTTACAACCGGATCTAAATATGTTTGTAATATCCGATTATGAAGGTAGAATTGTAATTTTATCGGAAACCGATAAAAGGGATGATGAATTTTCAAAGGATGAATTAAGTAAGCTCATGAAGCTAATAAATAAACATTTAGGATTTGATATGACCATTGGGATAGGGAGACTTTATAGGGGGTTTGATGGTATTAGAAAATCATATCTGGAGGGTGTTAGTGCCATTAGATATAGCTTTGAAGTTGGTAATAATAAAATTATTCATTACAGCAAAATTTCTAAAAAAAATAAAGAATATATATTTTACTCTGCAGAGACAAATGAACTCATACTTAAATATTTAAGAAATGGGGATATTCAAGGAATCAACCGGGTGCTTATCCAGTCATATGAAGGGTTGATTATGGAAAAGGCTGAAAATGAATTTACAGAGATGATATACAAGGGGCTTCTATCCGTGCTATTTTCATATATATATCAGTCGGGTAGAGAAATAGATGACATATTGGGGGATAGAAATTATGTAATGCAAAAAACAAGGGAAAAAAACTTAAATAGGCAACTTGAAATACTGATAGACTTTTATGGAAAGACCATAGATTTTTCTAAAAAGTTTGAAAATACTCGTAGTTATAAATTGGTAAAGGGATCGAAAAAATACATAAAAGAAAACTATTTCAGACATGATCTAGCCATAAAGGATGTATCAAAATCCCAGTACATTAATGAAACATACTTGAGATCTCTATTTAAAAAAGAAACTGGTATGACGGTTAATGAGTATATCACAAATATACGGCTTGATAAAACTAAGGAGATTTTGAAAACAACAGAATATAGACTTGCAGATATTGCAGATATGGTTGGATACAATGATTCCAGTTATTTAAGTAAAATATTCAAGAAGAATATAGGAATCAGTCCCAGTAAATATAGGTATAATCATAAATAA
- the yihA gene encoding ribosome biogenesis GTP-binding protein YihA/YsxC, giving the protein MKIRSCEFIISAVHKNQYPLDEIPEIALAGRSNVGKSSLINMLLNRKKLARTSSTPGKTQTINFYLINNEYHLVDLPGYGYARVSKKSKEEWGKIIETYLTTREKLVEVIQLVDIRHKPTQQDIQMYNWIRHFGFKGIVVATKLDKIKRSQRQKQISLIRKTLEMSKDDVLIPVSSMNREGKEKLWEAIGSTFIQKGYDITIEEAAEI; this is encoded by the coding sequence ATGAAGATTAGAAGCTGTGAATTTATAATTAGTGCTGTTCACAAGAATCAGTATCCCTTGGATGAAATTCCGGAAATAGCTTTAGCTGGAAGATCAAATGTAGGAAAATCTTCATTAATCAATATGCTATTAAATAGAAAAAAACTAGCTAGAACTAGTTCTACTCCCGGCAAAACCCAGACTATTAACTTTTACCTTATAAATAATGAATATCATCTTGTGGACTTACCCGGATATGGGTATGCAAGGGTTTCTAAAAAAAGTAAAGAAGAGTGGGGTAAAATAATAGAAACTTACCTAACAACCCGTGAAAAATTGGTTGAAGTTATACAGCTGGTAGATATAAGACATAAACCCACTCAGCAAGATATACAAATGTATAATTGGATAAGGCACTTTGGGTTTAAAGGTATAGTTGTTGCTACAAAACTGGACAAGATTAAGAGAAGTCAGAGACAGAAACAAATTAGCTTAATTAGGAAAACACTAGAAATGAGTAAAGACGATGTATTGATACCTGTATCCTCTATGAATAGGGAAGGTAAAGAAAAACTCTGGGAGGCTATAGGCAGTACATTTATTCAAAAAGGATATGATATAACCATAGAAGAAGCAGCTGAGATTTAA
- a CDS encoding alpha-galactosidase has protein sequence MPVFINKYNKEFHLKSKGSSYIFKVLSNGHLGQLYYGKAIRHRDDFSYLLQLPNEPVGNASFVYEGDNIFTMEVIKQEYPSYGTTDYREPAIQVIQENGSRITDFKYKEYKLYKGKPKLKGLPATYVEDKSEASTLEIILYDGVIDAELRLIYSVFENYNAITRSVKITNKGKQKLNIDRIMGISIDLPDSDFEMLQLDGAWIRERHINTRALKPGIQAIDSKRGTCSSSQHNPFIALKRFETREDSGEVYGFSFVYSGNFLAQVEVDYYNTSRIQMGINPFDFNWLLEPGEAFQSPEVVSVYSDRGLNGMSQTYHGIYRKRLARGPWRDRERPILINNWEATYFDFNEEKIVRLAEKAREVGIELFVLDDGWFEGRNDDTSSLGDWFVDRSKLANGLDGLAAKIRDLGMKFGIWFEPEMISKNSKLYCKHPHWIVKVSNRKTSHGRNQYVLDLSRIEVREEIYSMIRKILLDTPISYVKWDMNRNMTEIGSLGLPENRQREVTHRYILGLYEILERLTAEFPDILFESCASGGNRFDPAMLYYMPQTWASDNTDAIERLKIQYGTSMVYPISSIGAHVSAVPNHQLRRTTPLKTRFAASIFGVLGYELDLNKLREVELDEIKEQIEFYRRYRELILNGKFYRLISPYTSNRAAWMVVSEDGRESILGYYKILAEPNPSFERIKLKGLSEVLSYRINGRDLVLNGDELMNVGLLLEPEYLGTAFTENTNFVGDFGSRIFIIKAVD, from the coding sequence ATGCCCGTTTTTATTAATAAATATAATAAAGAATTTCATTTGAAATCAAAGGGTTCCAGTTATATATTTAAGGTTTTGAGCAATGGACATCTAGGTCAGCTATATTATGGAAAGGCAATTAGACATAGGGATGATTTTTCATATCTATTGCAATTACCAAATGAACCCGTAGGGAATGCATCATTTGTCTATGAGGGTGATAATATTTTCACCATGGAAGTGATAAAACAGGAATATCCTTCATATGGAACAACGGATTACAGGGAGCCTGCAATCCAGGTGATTCAAGAAAATGGCAGTAGAATAACGGATTTTAAATACAAGGAATATAAACTATACAAAGGTAAGCCTAAATTAAAGGGGCTTCCTGCAACCTATGTGGAGGATAAAAGTGAGGCTTCCACCTTGGAAATTATTTTATATGATGGAGTAATTGATGCTGAACTAAGGTTGATATATTCAGTTTTTGAAAACTATAATGCTATAACAAGAAGTGTAAAGATAACCAATAAAGGAAAGCAGAAGCTAAACATAGATAGGATAATGGGTATAAGTATAGACCTCCCCGATTCCGACTTTGAAATGCTTCAGCTGGATGGGGCATGGATCAGGGAGAGGCATATAAATACTAGAGCCTTGAAGCCGGGAATCCAAGCTATAGATAGTAAAAGGGGAACATGTAGTAGCTCACAGCACAATCCATTTATTGCCCTTAAGAGATTTGAAACTAGGGAAGACAGTGGAGAGGTATATGGCTTTAGCTTCGTATATAGTGGAAACTTCTTAGCCCAAGTGGAGGTAGACTACTACAATACTTCAAGGATACAAATGGGTATAAATCCCTTTGATTTCAATTGGCTGCTGGAACCCGGTGAGGCTTTCCAAAGCCCAGAAGTAGTAAGTGTATATAGTGATAGGGGCTTAAACGGAATGAGTCAAACCTATCATGGAATATATAGAAAAAGATTAGCAAGGGGACCTTGGAGGGATAGGGAAAGACCAATACTCATAAATAATTGGGAGGCAACATACTTCGATTTCAATGAAGAAAAAATAGTTAGGCTGGCGGAGAAAGCAAGGGAAGTAGGAATTGAACTCTTTGTATTGGATGATGGATGGTTTGAAGGCAGAAATGATGATACTAGTTCATTGGGGGATTGGTTTGTGGATAGAAGTAAGCTGGCAAATGGATTGGATGGATTGGCTGCTAAGATAAGGGATCTGGGAATGAAATTTGGAATTTGGTTTGAACCGGAGATGATATCTAAAAATAGTAAGCTCTATTGCAAGCATCCCCATTGGATTGTAAAGGTTTCCAATAGAAAAACCTCCCATGGAAGAAATCAGTATGTATTGGATTTGAGTCGTATAGAGGTTAGGGAAGAGATTTATTCGATGATCAGAAAAATCCTGTTGGATACTCCAATATCCTATGTGAAATGGGATATGAATAGAAATATGACGGAAATTGGTTCTCTAGGATTACCAGAAAATAGGCAAAGAGAGGTTACTCACCGTTATATCCTTGGATTATATGAAATATTAGAAAGACTTACAGCTGAATTTCCAGATATCCTATTTGAATCATGTGCCAGTGGGGGGAATAGGTTTGACCCCGCAATGTTATACTATATGCCCCAGACATGGGCAAGTGATAATACGGATGCCATTGAAAGATTGAAAATACAGTATGGAACCTCCATGGTATATCCAATATCATCAATAGGAGCCCATGTTTCTGCCGTACCGAATCATCAGCTAAGAAGAACGACGCCCTTAAAAACACGGTTTGCCGCCTCTATCTTCGGGGTATTAGGATATGAGCTTGATTTAAATAAATTGAGGGAAGTAGAGCTAGATGAAATCAAAGAACAGATAGAATTCTATAGGAGATATAGGGAATTGATATTAAATGGTAAATTTTATAGACTGATATCACCCTATACTTCAAACAGGGCAGCATGGATGGTAGTATCAGAAGATGGTAGGGAGTCTATATTAGGATACTATAAGATATTGGCAGAGCCTAATCCATCCTTTGAAAGGATCAAACTTAAGGGTCTTAGTGAAGTACTGAGCTATAGAATAAATGGGAGAGACTTGGTCTTAAATGGAGATGAGCTAATGAATGTAGGCTTATTATTGGAGCCAGAATACCTAGGAACTGCTTTCACGGAGAATACCAATTTTGTAGGGGATTTTGGTTCAAGGATTTTTATTATAAAGGCTGTGGACTAA
- a CDS encoding sugar ABC transporter permease has product MQSFFSNKKAIAIFVLPSLLLFTIIVFYPLAQIFIKSFYDWNGLSKGTFIGLENYTRLFEDTTFKISIKNGLIFAAFLTIYQIGLGTVLAFAASNIKTKAGGFFRIVYFLPVVLSVTVVCQLWLSVFNSEYGLLNKIFEMIGMAFSQDWLSERDNAIYVVAFVNAWHYLGYQFALILAGIKSIPSHYYEAAQIDGASPFQAHLKITVPMLAETYRFCLVLAITGGLNAFTQMFIMTNGGPGTSTYTLTYMMYSSAFRATEYGYGMAAASFLVIECLIATIVINKLIAKENIVY; this is encoded by the coding sequence ATGCAGAGTTTTTTTTCAAATAAAAAGGCAATAGCCATATTTGTTCTTCCGTCCCTGCTTCTATTTACAATCATAGTTTTTTATCCCCTTGCTCAGATATTTATAAAGAGCTTTTATGATTGGAATGGACTAAGTAAGGGGACATTTATTGGACTGGAAAACTACACAAGACTTTTTGAAGATACCACATTTAAGATTTCAATAAAAAACGGATTGATATTTGCGGCTTTCCTAACCATATATCAAATTGGGCTTGGAACTGTACTGGCCTTTGCTGCATCAAATATTAAAACAAAGGCTGGAGGCTTCTTTAGAATCGTATATTTCCTACCTGTTGTTCTTTCAGTGACGGTAGTTTGTCAGCTATGGCTATCGGTTTTTAATTCGGAATACGGATTACTAAATAAAATATTTGAAATGATTGGGATGGCCTTCAGCCAGGATTGGCTTAGTGAAAGGGATAATGCAATATATGTTGTTGCCTTTGTTAATGCGTGGCATTACCTAGGATATCAATTTGCATTAATTCTTGCGGGGATAAAATCTATTCCCAGTCATTACTATGAGGCGGCCCAGATCGATGGGGCATCGCCTTTTCAAGCCCATTTGAAAATCACTGTTCCTATGTTAGCGGAGACCTATCGATTTTGTCTAGTATTAGCTATTACAGGGGGATTAAATGCATTTACCCAGATGTTTATAATGACGAATGGAGGGCCTGGTACTTCAACCTACACCCTTACATATATGATGTATTCATCGGCGTTTAGAGCAACGGAATATGGATACGGTATGGCAGCAGCATCATTTTTAGTTATAGAATGCTTAATAGCAACAATAGTTATTAATAAATTAATAGCCAAGGAAAATATTGTATACTAG
- a CDS encoding DUF624 domain-containing protein, which translates to MNIFNIDGFFHRFGTSLFDLMVLNIIFILVAASGFGITFVPACIAMVYTIYESMRKQQGRLLYHFVKGFKENVRQGILLSICFIILSMSMTLVLRNISIFGGYSFLVLSTQYFMIFEISIVSLFLFPMLAKIDLNIKQAIINSFLLAHKHLFTSISCLSLIVLIYYAIKYISPIFIVLAFATVAYVIERLILENIIIKKYVSEDMRRELEIEDMNY; encoded by the coding sequence ATGAATATTTTCAATATTGACGGTTTCTTTCATCGTTTTGGAACATCCCTCTTTGATTTAATGGTACTCAATATCATATTCATTTTAGTGGCGGCATCAGGCTTTGGTATCACCTTTGTCCCTGCTTGTATTGCCATGGTTTATACTATCTATGAATCCATGAGAAAGCAGCAGGGTAGACTACTTTACCACTTTGTAAAGGGCTTTAAGGAAAATGTAAGGCAAGGAATTTTACTTTCAATTTGCTTTATTATATTATCTATGTCAATGACTTTAGTTTTAAGAAACATATCCATATTTGGGGGGTATTCATTTTTAGTATTAAGTACACAATATTTTATGATATTTGAAATATCCATTGTATCATTATTTCTATTCCCTATGTTAGCAAAAATAGACTTAAATATCAAACAAGCAATAATCAATTCATTTCTACTGGCCCATAAGCACTTGTTTACTTCCATATCATGCTTGTCACTAATTGTTTTGATCTATTATGCCATAAAATATATAAGTCCAATATTCATCGTTCTTGCCTTCGCCACAGTTGCATATGTTATTGAGAGATTAATCTTGGAGAATATCATTATTAAGAAATATGTCTCGGAGGATATGAGAAGAGAATTGGAAATTGAGGATATGAATTATTGA
- a CDS encoding rubredoxin, with amino-acid sequence MKKYRCVPCGYEYDPEVGDPDGGIAPGTAFEDIPDDWVCPVCGVGKDMFELVE; translated from the coding sequence ATGAAAAAATACAGATGTGTACCATGTGGTTATGAATACGATCCTGAGGTAGGCGATCCAGATGGGGGAATAGCTCCAGGTACAGCCTTTGAAGATATTCCAGATGATTGGGTTTGTCCTGTTTGCGGTGTTGGCAAGGATATGTTTGAACTAGTAGAGTAA
- a CDS encoding extracellular solute-binding protein has translation MRAKRLMAIFLVVMMMIFAFAGCAAKEEADSNASQENVDTNSSKDEVINLKIYAQYSDEDTKIPYDYAVQELAKAYPNVKLELDIQSQDDGQKLQTYAATGNLPDIFQVGTSQIETFKESKNILLLDEYVKSTGFDKKIHPSANNLLWNKDGHAYAFPYAGNELVLIYYNKALFEEHGAKVPETYEELKAAIAKFKEADIVPLSIFAKEKWITTALYDVFATRFDAGGIRKLDSGNGSAKEEAYVKAAEKLHELIELGLLADGATNMNYDQAASLFYEEKAAMFINGQWEIQASTEKLGDKVDWMFYPVFSENPEAKYAFAGGGAPGGYAVSPHSDHKELAAEVAAFISEKYCEAKYLYRANPLLALKIDPSLEPVEKFPPMMEKLARELPNITSTTAFAWGLTEPKFKVAIEDQSQFLLTEGYSSEEFIEELEKIIQRLKK, from the coding sequence ATGAGGGCAAAACGTTTGATGGCTATTTTTTTAGTTGTAATGATGATGATTTTTGCATTTGCAGGCTGTGCTGCTAAGGAAGAGGCTGATTCAAATGCTTCCCAGGAAAACGTTGACACTAATAGCTCAAAGGATGAAGTAATAAATTTAAAGATTTATGCTCAATATTCAGATGAAGATACAAAGATTCCTTATGATTATGCAGTTCAAGAGCTGGCTAAGGCTTATCCAAATGTAAAACTAGAATTAGACATCCAAAGTCAGGATGACGGACAGAAGCTCCAAACCTATGCGGCAACTGGAAATTTACCAGACATTTTTCAGGTCGGGACATCTCAGATTGAAACCTTCAAGGAATCAAAAAATATTTTACTCCTAGATGAATATGTTAAAAGCACCGGCTTTGATAAAAAGATACACCCGAGTGCCAATAATTTATTGTGGAATAAGGATGGCCATGCATATGCATTTCCCTATGCTGGCAACGAACTAGTACTAATATATTATAATAAGGCATTATTTGAAGAACATGGTGCTAAAGTACCAGAGACATATGAAGAGCTTAAGGCAGCTATTGCTAAATTTAAGGAAGCTGATATAGTACCACTTTCTATCTTTGCAAAGGAGAAATGGATAACAACCGCATTATATGATGTATTTGCAACTAGATTTGATGCAGGTGGAATTAGAAAGCTTGATAGTGGAAATGGTAGTGCAAAGGAAGAGGCATATGTAAAGGCAGCTGAGAAATTACACGAGTTGATAGAATTAGGCTTATTAGCTGATGGGGCAACAAATATGAATTATGATCAGGCGGCATCTTTATTCTACGAAGAAAAGGCAGCCATGTTTATTAACGGACAGTGGGAAATTCAAGCATCTACTGAAAAACTAGGGGATAAGGTGGACTGGATGTTCTATCCTGTGTTCAGTGAAAATCCAGAAGCTAAATATGCCTTTGCAGGGGGAGGTGCCCCCGGTGGATATGCTGTATCACCCCACTCAGATCATAAGGAGCTTGCAGCTGAAGTTGCTGCATTTATCTCAGAGAAATATTGCGAAGCAAAATATCTATATAGGGCAAATCCCCTATTGGCTTTAAAGATAGACCCGTCACTAGAGCCTGTAGAAAAATTTCCTCCAATGATGGAAAAGTTAGCAAGGGAATTGCCAAATATAACATCTACAACAGCATTTGCCTGGGGACTGACAGAGCCAAAGTTCAAGGTAGCAATAGAAGATCAATCACAATTTTTACTAACAGAGGGATATTCCTCTGAAGAGTTTATAGAGGAGCTAGAAAAAATAATCCAAAGATTAAAAAAATAA
- a CDS encoding sensor histidine kinase, which yields MIKDKFKNYSISKKIIYIYLPLSIIPLIIVATIISAIYKSRVKEASYRNIIDSSKLIISKIDEMVKDVNDCSNMLTINLNTIIDEVKENENYSDFEKTVDINRELNNAKIIFSEVESISFVDREGNNYFTDYRLKEYLAKNYNWDTMGKVFESTGKSLWLDMKKINHCMEDTEKQLITMGKKVIHIKSGKTLGYLFLNVSEDTFSSMFRGQEIDYFLVSGSKIISSKDNSKLNAETTKEIIQAVKGKTEESIITEINGSDHIIVNVPLEFESWNLVGSTDLSTLTDDLSKITMLIIITLFTSIVIQIIGAKVLSYLIVNPINKVREKMKLIGEGNFNVYFEVEGNDEIGMFLRTFNRMAIRIKNLLRKVEEKESQKREYELALIQQQIKPHFLYNTLDIIYMLSEMDMKKETLKATKSLADFYRGTLSNGRQIISIQEEISALEDYLYIQNLKYSDVFEYSIEVDKDILKYNIMKLTLQPLVENAIYHGLKPRGRLGKLNIIGRSIENKIEIAVKDDGIGMREKAVSRLNKSELGKKQQHFGLFSVKNRITLYFGDEAGLKIISKENEGTTIIITLPKVEGDMA from the coding sequence ATGATAAAAGACAAATTTAAAAATTATTCAATTAGTAAAAAAATAATATATATATATCTACCCCTTAGCATAATCCCCTTGATTATAGTTGCTACTATAATCTCAGCTATTTATAAATCTAGGGTTAAAGAGGCCAGCTATAGAAATATAATTGATAGTTCTAAATTGATCATTAGCAAAATTGACGAAATGGTTAAGGATGTAAATGATTGTTCCAATATGTTAACTATAAATCTGAATACAATAATTGATGAGGTAAAGGAAAATGAAAATTATTCAGATTTTGAAAAAACGGTTGATATCAATAGAGAACTGAACAATGCTAAGATAATATTCTCAGAGGTGGAATCCATATCATTTGTAGATCGTGAAGGGAATAATTATTTTACTGATTATAGATTAAAAGAGTATCTAGCAAAAAATTATAACTGGGATACTATGGGGAAGGTTTTTGAAAGTACAGGGAAAAGTCTATGGTTGGATATGAAAAAGATAAATCATTGTATGGAAGATACTGAAAAACAATTAATCACAATGGGGAAAAAGGTTATACATATCAAGAGTGGCAAAACCCTGGGTTACCTTTTTTTAAATGTATCCGAGGACACATTTTCTTCAATGTTTAGAGGACAAGAAATAGACTATTTTTTAGTGAGTGGTAGTAAGATCATATCTTCAAAGGATAATAGCAAATTAAATGCCGAGACAACTAAGGAAATCATACAAGCAGTGAAGGGCAAGACAGAGGAGTCAATAATTACTGAAATCAATGGTTCAGATCATATAATAGTAAATGTGCCCCTTGAGTTTGAAAGCTGGAACCTAGTTGGAAGCACTGACCTAAGTACATTAACCGATGACCTATCTAAGATTACCATGCTGATAATAATAACTCTATTTACAAGCATTGTTATACAGATAATCGGAGCCAAAGTGCTTTCATATCTTATAGTAAATCCAATTAACAAGGTGAGAGAGAAAATGAAGCTTATTGGAGAAGGGAATTTTAACGTTTACTTTGAAGTAGAAGGCAATGATGAGATAGGTATGTTTTTAAGGACTTTCAATAGGATGGCTATACGAATAAAGAATCTTTTAAGAAAGGTTGAGGAAAAGGAAAGTCAAAAAAGAGAATATGAACTGGCTTTAATACAACAGCAGATCAAACCCCATTTTTTATACAATACCCTGGATATTATTTATATGCTTTCGGAGATGGATATGAAAAAGGAAACCCTTAAGGCCACTAAATCTTTAGCTGATTTTTATAGAGGAACACTCAGTAATGGAAGACAAATAATATCAATCCAAGAGGAAATATCGGCATTAGAGGATTATCTATATATTCAAAACCTTAAATACAGCGATGTTTTTGAGTACAGCATTGAAGTAGATAAAGATATTTTAAAATACAACATCATGAAGCTGACGTTACAGCCCCTAGTAGAGAATGCTATATATCATGGGTTAAAGCCTAGGGGTAGGCTTGGCAAATTAAATATCATAGGAAGAAGTATTGAAAACAAGATTGAAATTGCCGTCAAGGATGATGGTATAGGAATGAGAGAAAAGGCTGTAAGTAGATTAAATAAATCAGAATTAGGGAAAAAGCAACAGCATTTTGGACTGTTTAGTGTAAAAAATAGGATAACCCTATACTTTGGAGATGAAGCTGGTCTAAAAATAATTTCTAAGGAAAATGAGGGAACAACTATTATTATTACATTACCAAAGGTTGAGGGGGACATGGCATGA